A genomic region of Arachis hypogaea cultivar Tifrunner chromosome 5, arahy.Tifrunner.gnm2.J5K5, whole genome shotgun sequence contains the following coding sequences:
- the LOC112802703 gene encoding nudix hydrolase 1 translates to MKMVNKEGPSAPTSPPTPVPRVAVVVFILKGKSVLLGRRRSSVGNSTFALPGGHLEFGESFEDCAAREVREETGLEVGKVELLTVTNNVFLEEPKKCHYVTIFMRAVFGANEAEQVPQNLEPEKCDGWEWYAWSHLPNPLFGPLERMVKGGFDPFPV, encoded by the exons ATGAAAATGGTCAACAAGGAAGGGCCATCAGCGCCGACATCTCCGCCAACGCCGGTGCCAAGGGTTGCGGTGGTTGTTTTCATCTTGAAGGGAAAATCTGTCCTTCTCGGCCGCCGCCGCTCCTCCGTTGGCAACTCCACCTTCGCCCTTCCGGGAGGCCACCTTGAGTTTG GGGAGAGCTTTGAGGATTGTGCGGCAAGGGAAGTGAGAGAGGAAACAGGATTGGAGGTTGGGAAAGTGGAGCTGTTAACGGTTACAAACAACGTGTTTTTGGAAGAGCCGAAGAAGTGCCATTACGTCACTATCTTCATGAGGGCAGTCTTTGGGGCAAATGAAGCAGAGCAGGTGCCACAGAATCTGGAGCCGGAGAAGTGTGACGGGTGGGAGTGGTATGCGTGGTCTCATTTGCCAAACCCGTTGTTTGGGCCTCTTGAGAGGATGGTCAAAGGGGGTTTTGATCCATTTCCAGTGTAA
- the LOC112802704 gene encoding phosphoenolpyruvate carboxylase 4, which yields MTDTTDDIVEDISFQTFEDDCRLLANLFNDVLQREVGTKFIEMLDKIRVLAQSGCNMRQAGIEDMAELLEKQLASKLSKLSLDEALTIARALSHYLTLMGIAETRHRLRKGNTALVAKSCDDIFNQLVQGGVTPDELYNTVCKQEVEIVLTAHPTQINRRTLQYKHIKIAHLLDYNAQLDLSTEDREMVIEDLVREITSIWQTDELRRQKPTPVDEARAGLNIVHQSLWKAIPRYLRRVSNALKKHTGKPLPLTCTPIRFGSWMGGDRDGNPNVTAKVTKDVSVLSKWMAIDLYIQEVDSLRFELSMNRCSDKLLKLAREIVGDANNENHREHRSQPTSRSQSKQPNQQASSLPTHLPATAHLPTFAAHGESHHPRLDMPGRDPKQPKNKASEVSCPTTSKKDGQSTKSETMQRSPSFNSSSQLLAQRKLFAESQIGRSSFQKLLEPKPSDGPGFAPYRVVLGHVKDKLQRSQSRLEFLLEDCPCEQNPSDFYETTEQLLEPLLLCYESLQSCGSAVLADGRLADLIRRVSTFGMMLMKLDLRQESTRHSETVDAITKYLGMGTYSEWNEEKKLDFLTKELKGKRPLVPPSIQVAPDVQEVLDTFRVAAELGSDSLGAYVISMASNASDVLAVELLQKEARLAVHGEKGSPCPGGTLRVVPLFETVKDLRGAGSVIRKLLSIDWYRQHVIKNHNGHQEVMVGYSDSGKDAGRFTAAWELYKAQEDVVAACHEYGIKVTLFHGRGGTIGRGGGPTYLAIQSQPPGSVMGTLRSTEQGEMIQAKFGLPDTAIRQLEIYTTAVLLATLRPPLPPREEKWRSLMEDISKISCQSYRSVVYENPEFLSYFNEATPQAELGFLNIGSRPARRKSTTGIGHLRAIPWVFAWTQTRFVLPAWLGVGAGLQGACEKGHTEELKAMYKEWPFFQSTIDLIEMILGKTDIYITKHYDDVLVSEKRKDLGRQLRNELITTGKFILVISGHGKIQQNNRILRRLIESRLPFLNPMNMLQVEILKRLRSDDDNTKARDALLITINGIAAGMRNTG from the exons ATGACAGACACCACAGATGATATAGTAGAAGATATCTCATTCCAAACCTTTGAAGATGACTGTAGGCTACTTGCCAATCTCTTCAACGATGTCTTGCAGCGTGAGGTCGGAACCAAGTTCATTGAGATGCTCGACAAAATCCGTGTCCTTGCACAG AGTGGTTGTAACATGCGACAAGCAGGGATTGAGGACATGGCAGAGTTGCTAGAGAAACAATTGGCTTCAAAGTTGTCCAAGTTGTCATTGGACGAAGCTCTCACCATCGCACGTGCATTAAGCCATTATCTTACTTTGATGGGTATAGCTGAGACCCGTCACAG GCTTCGTAAGGGAAACACAGCACTTGTTGCAAAATCTTGTGATGACATCTTTAACCAATTGGTGCAAGGTGGAGTTACTCCAGATGAGCTTTATAACACAGTTTGCAAGCAG GAGGTTGAAATCGTTCTTACAGCTCATCCTACACAAATTAATCGTCGCACTTTACAATACAAACACATTAAAATTGCT CATCTTTTGGACTATAATGCTCAACTTGATCTTAGCACTGAAGATCGAGAAATGGTGATTGAAGATCTG GTGAGAGAGATAACTTCAATTTGGCAAACAGATGAGCTTAGGCGCCAAAAGCCTACACCAGTTGACGAAGCTAGGGCTG GATTGAATATTGTGCATCAATCACTTTGGAAAGCTATTCCCCGTTATTTACGACGAGTTAGCAATGCTCTAAAGAAG CATACAGGAAAACCACTTCCGTTGACATGTACTCCCATAAGATTTGGATCTTGGATGGGAGGTGACAGAGATGGAAACCCAAATGTGACAGCAAAG GTAACAAAGGATGTTTCAGTTTTATCTAAATGGATGGCAATTGATCTCTATATACAAGAAGTGGATAGCTTGAGATTTGAGCTATCCATGAATAGGTGCAGTGATAAGTTGTTGAAACTAGCTCGTGAAATTGTAGGAG ATGCAAATAATGAGAATCATCGTGAGCATCGATCTCAACCTACGAGCAGAAGTCAATCAAAACAACCTAATCAACAGGCTTCTTCTCTTCCAACTCACCTTCCTGCTACAGCTCATTTACCCACTTTTGCTG CACATGGTGAATCTCACCATCCCAGACTAGACATGCCAGGACGTGATCCAAAGCAACCCAAGAACAAG GCCAGCGAGGTTTCATGTCCGACGACATCTAAGAAAGACGGTCAAAGTACTAAATCAGAAACAATGCAACGCTCTCCTTCGTTCAACTCTTCTAGTCAACTCCTTGCACAGAGGAAGCTCTTTGCAGAATCCCAAATAGGAAGATCAAGCTTTCAAAAACTTTTGGAGCCAAAGCCTTCTGATGGTCCTGGATTTGCTCCTTATAGAGTTGTACTTGGACATGTAAAAGATAAG CTTCAAAGAAGTCAAAGTCGGCTAGAGTTTCTTCTAGAGGATTGTCCATGTGAGCAAAATCCATCTGATTTTTATGAAACAACAGAACAGCTTTTGGAACCTCTGCTCCTCTGTTATGAATCTCTG CAATCATGTGGATCTGCAGTGCTAGCAGATGGTCGATTAGCTGACTTAATTCGAAGAGTTTCTACCTTTGGAATGATGTTAATGAAGCTTGATTTGCGTCAG GAATCTACTAGACATTCTGAAACAGTTGATGCAATTACCAAGTACTTGGGAATGGGTACATACAGTGAGTGGAATGAAGAGAAGAAATTGGACTTCTTAACCAAAGAGTTGAAAGGGAAAAGACCATTGGTTCCTCCTAGTATACAG GTTGCGCCTGATGTTCAAGAAGTCTTGGATACCTTTCGTGTTGCTGCTGAGTTGGGAAGTGATTCACTTGGTGCCTATGTGATCTCTATGGCTTCAAAT GCAAGTGATGTCCTTGCAGTAGAGCTTTTACAAAAGGAAGCACGACTTGCTGTCCATGGGGAGAAGGGAAGTCCATGTCCCGGTGGAAC GCTACGCGTCGTTCCGCTATTTGAAACTGTGAAGGACCTAAGGGGGGCTGGTTCAGTTATTCGAAAACTTCTATCAATAGATTGGTATCGGCAACACGTCATTAAGAACCATAACGGGCACCAAGAG GTCATGGTTGGGTATTCTGATTCTGGCAAAGATGCTGGGCGCTTTACTGCTGCTTGGGAACTTTATAAAGCTCAGGAGGATGTTGTAGCTGCTTGCCATGAATATGGTATTAAAGTTACTCTGTTCCATGGCCGTGGAGGCACTATTGGTCGTGGTGGTGGCCCAACGTATCTAGCTATTCAGTCCCAACCACCAGGCTCTGTGATG GGAACCCTTCGTTCCACTGAACAAGGAGAGATGATCCAAGCCAAGTTTGGGTTGCCAGACACAGCTATTAGACAACTTGAAATATATACAACAGCTGTGTTACTTGCTACACTTCGTCCACCTCTTCCACCTCGAGAAGAAAAATGGCGTAGTTTAATGGAAGACATTTCAAAAATAAGCTGTCAGAGTTACCGTAGCGTAGTTTATGAGAATCCAGAATTCCTTTCTTATTTCAATGAAGCCACGCCGCAAGCAGAGCTTGGCTTCCTTAACATAGGTAGTCGCCCTGCGAGACGAAAGAGCACAACAGGAATTGGACACCTTCGAGCCATACCATGGGTTTTTGCATGGACCCAAACCAGGTTTGTTCTTCCAGCTTGGCTTGGAGTTGGTGCCGGTTTACAAGGTGCTTGTGAGAAAGGGCACACTGAGGAACTAAAAGCCATGTACAAAGAGTGGCCTTTCTTTCAAAGTACCATAGACCTAATTGAGATGATTTTGGGAAAAACAGACATTTATATTACCAAACACTATGATGATGTTCTTGTGTCTGAGAAGCGAAAAGATCTCGGCCGTCAACTAAGGAATGAACTCATAACCACCGGGAAATTTATACTAGTGATTAGTGGGCATGGGAAAATTCAACAGAACAACAGGATCTTGAGGAGGCTTATTGAGAGCAGACTTCCCTTCCTAAATCCAATGAACATGTTACAAGTAGAGATACTTAAGAGGTTAAGAAGTGATGATGACAATACCAAAGCTAGAGATGCTTTGCTCATAACCATAAATGGTATTGCTGCTGGGATGAGGAATACAGGATGA